One Streptomyces drozdowiczii DNA segment encodes these proteins:
- a CDS encoding phosphonatase-like hydrolase: MTTQDHSYRLVVLDMAGTTVADGGLVERAFSAAAGRLGVEAGSPDHAEKLDYVRATMGESKISVFRHLFGDEATAQRANAAFEEAYGELVDGGAIAPVPGAREAVEELRAAGRTVVLSTGFARVTQDAILAALGWQDLAALTLCPADAGGRGRPYPDMVLAALLRTGAVDDVRRIAVAGDTSYDMLSGVRAGAGIVAGVLTGAHDRDQLLRHGATHVLGSVAELPGVIAGAEA, encoded by the coding sequence ATGACCACGCAGGACCACTCCTACCGACTCGTCGTCCTGGACATGGCGGGCACCACGGTCGCCGACGGCGGCCTGGTCGAGCGGGCGTTCTCCGCCGCCGCCGGACGCCTCGGTGTCGAGGCCGGCTCCCCCGACCACGCCGAGAAGCTCGACTACGTCCGCGCCACCATGGGCGAGTCCAAGATCTCCGTCTTCCGGCACCTCTTCGGGGACGAGGCCACGGCGCAGCGCGCCAACGCCGCCTTCGAGGAGGCGTACGGCGAACTCGTCGACGGCGGCGCGATCGCGCCGGTCCCCGGCGCCCGCGAGGCCGTCGAGGAGCTGCGCGCCGCCGGCCGCACCGTCGTCCTGTCCACCGGCTTCGCCCGCGTCACCCAGGACGCCATCCTCGCCGCCCTCGGCTGGCAGGACCTGGCCGCGCTGACGCTCTGCCCGGCGGACGCGGGCGGCCGGGGCCGGCCCTACCCGGACATGGTGCTCGCCGCGCTGCTGCGCACCGGCGCCGTGGACGACGTGCGGCGGATCGCGGTCGCCGGGGACACCTCGTACGACATGCTCAGCGGGGTGCGCGCCGGGGCGGGCATCGTCGCGGGCGTCCTCACCGGCGCCCACGACCGGGACCAGCTGCTCCGGCACGGGGCCACGCATGTCCTCGGGTCCGTCGCCGAGCTACCCGGAGTGATCGCGGGGGCCGAGGCATGA
- a CDS encoding TIGR03364 family FAD-dependent oxidoreductase: protein MKVIVVGAGVVGTMHAWHAVNRGHEVVQIERESEARGASLRNFGQIWVSGRAGGEELDTALRARELWEGIGAEVPGLGFRPCGSLTPLRTGLEVAVAEAAVARDDAAARGYKLVTADEARALNPALRGTFGSALWCERDAAVEPRTAQLALKQALLASGRYAYLGGREVREVVGAASVRDDHGDVHTGDAVILATGAWLGGLVRELAGPGLPVRRVRLQMMQTDPLGERLTTSVADADSFRYYPAYGGPALDALNDGQPQAPTASAHRMQLLMVQRLDGGLTIGDTHEYEHPFPFDTVEEPYEHLTGVVESFLGRPLPRIRHRWAGVYAQCTDPGRVVHRRQVADGVWLVTGPGGRGMTCSPAIAEQTADELGW, encoded by the coding sequence GTGAAGGTCATCGTCGTAGGAGCCGGCGTGGTGGGAACCATGCACGCCTGGCACGCAGTGAACCGCGGCCACGAGGTCGTACAGATCGAGCGCGAGAGTGAGGCGCGCGGGGCATCGCTCCGCAATTTCGGACAGATTTGGGTCAGCGGCCGGGCCGGTGGCGAGGAGCTGGATACGGCGCTGCGGGCGCGTGAGCTGTGGGAGGGCATCGGCGCCGAGGTGCCCGGTCTGGGTTTCCGCCCCTGCGGTTCGCTCACCCCGCTGCGCACCGGCCTCGAGGTCGCCGTCGCCGAGGCGGCCGTCGCCCGGGACGACGCCGCCGCCCGCGGCTACAAGCTGGTCACCGCCGACGAGGCCCGCGCGCTCAACCCCGCCCTGCGCGGCACGTTCGGCTCCGCCCTGTGGTGCGAACGGGACGCGGCCGTGGAGCCCCGCACCGCACAACTCGCCCTTAAGCAGGCGCTGCTGGCGTCCGGCCGGTACGCCTACCTCGGCGGCCGGGAGGTCCGCGAGGTGGTCGGTGCCGCATCGGTGCGTGACGACCACGGCGACGTCCACACCGGTGACGCCGTGATCCTGGCGACCGGCGCCTGGCTCGGCGGCCTCGTCCGTGAGCTGGCGGGACCCGGTCTGCCGGTGCGGCGGGTCCGTCTCCAGATGATGCAGACCGACCCGCTCGGCGAGAGGCTCACCACCTCGGTCGCGGACGCCGACAGCTTCCGCTACTACCCCGCGTACGGCGGCCCGGCGCTCGACGCCCTCAACGACGGGCAGCCGCAGGCCCCGACCGCGTCCGCGCACCGGATGCAGCTGCTGATGGTGCAGCGCCTGGACGGCGGGCTGACCATCGGGGACACCCACGAGTACGAGCACCCCTTCCCGTTCGACACCGTCGAGGAGCCGTACGAGCACCTCACCGGCGTCGTCGAGTCCTTCCTCGGCCGCCCGCTGCCGCGCATCCGGCACCGCTGGGCCGGGGTGTACGCCCAGTGCACCGACCCCGGCCGCGTCGTCCACCGCCGGCAGGTGGCCGACGGGGTCTGGCTCGTCACCGGGCCCGGGGGGCGGGGCATGACCTGCTCCCCCGCCATCGCCGAACAGACCGCCGACGAACTGGGCTGGTGA
- a CDS encoding GntR family transcriptional regulator, with amino-acid sequence MDYPNDQAPGAPVRSGIPEHGRIPKYYAVKARLLSLIDGLEEGDTLPTERDLALRHEVSRETVRQALRELLLEGRLRRQGRGTVVAGPKLEQPLSLASYTEGVRRQGRRPGRNLIGLERFPCPAALAAEIEVEAGEPVWHMERVLLADDERVGLESTYVTVARVPALDTGFDPDSSFYAYLTEKLSLSFGDADERIETVLATPREALLIGTPPALPMLLLHRLSRDAEGRPLERVRTLFRGDRFSFRTHLGHARPH; translated from the coding sequence GTGGACTACCCGAACGATCAGGCACCCGGCGCCCCCGTGCGCTCCGGCATCCCGGAGCACGGCCGCATTCCGAAGTACTACGCGGTCAAGGCGCGACTCCTCTCCCTCATCGACGGCTTGGAGGAGGGAGACACGCTTCCCACCGAGCGCGACCTGGCGCTGCGCCACGAGGTGTCGCGGGAGACGGTCCGGCAGGCGCTGCGTGAACTCCTGCTGGAGGGGCGGCTGCGCCGGCAGGGGCGCGGGACCGTGGTGGCGGGGCCCAAGCTGGAACAGCCGCTCTCACTGGCCAGTTACACCGAGGGCGTACGCCGGCAGGGCCGGCGGCCGGGGCGGAATCTCATCGGTCTCGAACGCTTCCCCTGCCCGGCGGCGCTGGCCGCCGAGATCGAGGTGGAGGCCGGCGAACCGGTCTGGCACATGGAGCGGGTGCTGCTCGCCGACGACGAGCGGGTGGGGCTGGAGAGCACCTATGTCACGGTCGCCCGGGTGCCCGCCCTGGACACCGGGTTCGATCCGGACTCCTCCTTCTACGCGTACCTGACCGAGAAGCTCTCGCTCTCCTTCGGGGACGCGGACGAGCGGATCGAGACCGTCCTCGCGACGCCCCGCGAGGCGCTGCTCATCGGCACCCCGCCCGCTCTGCCGATGCTGCTGCTGCACCGCCTGTCGCGGGATGCCGAAGGCCGTCCGCTGGAGCGGGTCCGCACCCTCTTCCGGGGCGACCGGTTCTCCTTCCGTACGCACTTGGGTCACGCGCGACCGCACTGA
- a CDS encoding HipA family kinase, whose product MLTEVTATRYVTPLREGGSLPGIVEADDLGTYVMKFTGAGQGRKTLVAEVICGQLGRRLGLRVPELVQIQLDPVIGLAEPDQEVQELLKASGGLNLGMDFLPGSLGFDALAYEVDPREAGRIVWFDALINNVDRSWRNPNMLVWHGDLWLIDHGATMIWHHNWPGAQASAAKPYNASDHALAPFRPDIASAAAELAPLVTPELLAEAAADVPDEWLVDEPGFGSTDELRQAYVDALAARAATIHERIVMDAPTPDKPSQAPGWITERLAPRGHAEAGEKGGRA is encoded by the coding sequence ATGCTGACAGAGGTAACAGCGACCCGCTATGTCACGCCCTTGCGTGAAGGCGGCTCGCTCCCCGGGATCGTCGAGGCCGACGATCTCGGCACGTACGTCATGAAGTTCACCGGAGCCGGGCAGGGGCGCAAGACCCTCGTCGCGGAGGTGATCTGCGGGCAGCTCGGGCGGCGGCTCGGGCTGCGGGTGCCCGAGCTCGTGCAGATCCAGCTCGACCCGGTCATCGGACTCGCCGAGCCCGACCAGGAGGTGCAGGAGCTGCTGAAGGCCAGCGGCGGCCTGAACCTCGGGATGGACTTCCTGCCCGGCTCCCTCGGCTTCGACGCGCTCGCCTACGAGGTCGACCCGCGCGAGGCCGGGCGGATCGTCTGGTTCGACGCGCTGATCAACAACGTCGACCGGTCCTGGCGCAACCCGAACATGCTCGTCTGGCACGGCGACCTCTGGCTCATCGACCACGGCGCCACCATGATCTGGCACCACAACTGGCCCGGCGCCCAGGCGTCCGCCGCCAAGCCGTACAACGCCTCCGACCACGCCCTCGCCCCCTTCCGGCCCGACATCGCATCGGCCGCCGCCGAACTCGCCCCGCTGGTGACGCCCGAGCTGCTCGCGGAGGCCGCCGCCGACGTCCCCGACGAGTGGCTGGTGGACGAACCGGGCTTCGGCTCGACGGACGAGCTGCGGCAGGCGTACGTGGACGCGCTGGCTGCCCGCGCGGCCACCATCCACGAGCGGATCGTCATGGACGCGCCCACCCCCGACAAGCCGTCCCAGGCCCCGGGCTGGATCACCGAACGCCTCGCACCGCGCGGCCACGCCGAGGCCGGCGAGAAGGGCGGCCGGGCATGA
- a CDS encoding DUF3037 domain-containing protein yields the protein MSGRDVFEYALLRVVPRVQRGECFNAGVVVYCRAKGFVAARTELDEAKLKALDPGADVTGVRAALHAVEGICRGGTDAGQAAGDDAGRRFRWLIAPRSTVVQPGPVHSGLTADPEAEVERLLDLLVR from the coding sequence ATGAGCGGGCGCGATGTCTTCGAGTACGCGCTGCTGCGCGTCGTCCCCCGCGTCCAGCGCGGGGAGTGCTTCAACGCCGGTGTGGTCGTCTACTGCCGCGCCAAGGGCTTCGTGGCCGCCCGCACCGAGCTGGACGAGGCCAAGCTGAAGGCCCTCGACCCCGGCGCCGACGTGACCGGGGTCCGGGCCGCGCTGCACGCCGTCGAGGGCATCTGCCGCGGCGGTACGGACGCGGGCCAGGCCGCGGGCGACGACGCGGGCAGGCGCTTCCGCTGGCTGATCGCGCCGCGCTCCACCGTCGTACAGCCCGGGCCCGTGCACAGCGGCCTCACCGCCGATCCCGAGGCCGAGGTGGAGCGGCTGCTCGACCTGCTGGTGCGCTGA
- the fabG gene encoding 3-oxoacyl-ACP reductase FabG: MSTSEQRVAIVTGAARGIGAATAVRLAAEGRAVAVLDLDEAACKDTVEKITAAGGKALAVGCDVSDGAQVEAAVARVAAELGAPTILVNNAGVLRDNLLFKMSESDWDTVMNVHLKGAFLMAKAVQKHMVDAKFGRIVSLSSSSALGNRGQANYSAVKAGLQGFTKTLAKELGKFGITANAVAPGFIVTEMTAQTAARVGMGFEEFQAAAATQIPVQRVGVPDDIANAIAFFTGDAAGFVSGQVMYVAGGPLN, translated from the coding sequence ATGTCGACCAGCGAGCAGCGCGTAGCCATCGTGACGGGAGCGGCCCGGGGCATCGGTGCCGCCACCGCGGTACGTCTGGCGGCCGAGGGCCGCGCCGTCGCCGTACTCGACCTCGACGAGGCGGCCTGCAAGGACACCGTCGAGAAGATCACCGCCGCCGGGGGCAAGGCCCTCGCCGTCGGCTGCGACGTGTCGGACGGCGCCCAGGTGGAGGCCGCCGTCGCCCGGGTCGCCGCCGAGCTCGGCGCCCCGACCATCCTCGTCAACAACGCGGGCGTGCTCCGCGACAACCTGCTCTTCAAGATGAGCGAGTCCGACTGGGACACCGTGATGAACGTGCACCTCAAGGGCGCGTTCCTGATGGCCAAGGCCGTCCAGAAGCACATGGTGGACGCCAAGTTCGGCCGTATCGTCTCGCTGTCCTCCTCCTCGGCGCTCGGCAACCGCGGCCAGGCCAACTACTCGGCGGTCAAGGCCGGTCTCCAGGGCTTCACCAAGACGCTCGCCAAGGAGCTCGGCAAGTTCGGCATCACCGCCAACGCCGTCGCGCCCGGCTTCATCGTCACCGAGATGACCGCGCAGACCGCCGCCCGCGTCGGCATGGGCTTCGAGGAGTTCCAGGCGGCCGCCGCGACGCAGATCCCGGTCCAGCGCGTCGGCGTCCCCGACGACATCGCCAACGCCATCGCCTTCTTCACGGGCGACGCCGCCGGCTTCGTCTCCGGCCAGGTCATGTACGTGGCCGGCGGACCGCTCAACTGA
- a CDS encoding SDR family oxidoreductase produces the protein MTVQDSGKVALITGASRGIGYGIAQALVERGDRVCITGRNEDALKEAVETLGADRVIGVAGKAHDEAHQAVAVARTMEAFGRVDFLVNNAGTNPVFGPIAELDLNVARKVFETNVVSALGFAQQTWKAWQKENGGAIVNIASVAGVSASPFIGAYGMSKAAMVNLTLQLAHEFAPVVRVNTIAPAVVKTRFAQALYEGREEEAAAAYPLGRLGVPEDIGGAAAFLTSDQSAWITGQTLVVDGGIFLNAGVG, from the coding sequence ATGACTGTGCAGGACAGCGGCAAGGTCGCGCTGATCACCGGCGCGAGCCGGGGCATCGGCTACGGCATCGCGCAGGCGCTCGTGGAGCGCGGCGACCGGGTGTGCATCACCGGGCGCAACGAGGACGCCCTGAAGGAGGCCGTCGAGACGCTCGGCGCCGACCGGGTCATCGGCGTCGCCGGCAAGGCGCACGACGAGGCGCACCAGGCGGTGGCCGTCGCCCGCACCATGGAGGCGTTCGGCCGGGTGGACTTCCTGGTCAACAACGCCGGCACCAACCCGGTCTTCGGGCCGATCGCGGAGCTCGACCTGAACGTCGCCCGCAAGGTCTTCGAGACCAACGTGGTCTCGGCGCTCGGCTTCGCCCAGCAGACCTGGAAGGCGTGGCAGAAGGAGAACGGCGGGGCGATCGTCAACATCGCCTCGGTCGCCGGTGTCTCCGCCTCGCCGTTCATCGGCGCGTACGGGATGAGCAAGGCGGCCATGGTCAACCTGACCCTCCAACTGGCGCACGAGTTCGCGCCGGTGGTCCGGGTCAACACGATCGCCCCGGCGGTCGTCAAGACCCGCTTCGCCCAGGCGCTCTACGAGGGCCGCGAGGAGGAGGCCGCGGCCGCCTACCCGCTCGGCCGGCTCGGGGTGCCCGAGGACATCGGCGGGGCCGCCGCGTTCCTCACCTCCGACCAGTCCGCGTGGATCACGGGCCAGACCCTGGTCGTCGACGGGGGCATTTTCCTGAATGCCGGAGTCGGCTGA
- a CDS encoding ABC transporter substrate-binding protein — MFYRASLQAAAALASLSLLAGCGLLPGGGSEVDQKLAVGTTSEPSTLDPAAAWDGSWELMRNVFQTLVSFPTGSTKPEPDAAEECRFTDRTSTAYRCTLRKGLKFSNGDKLDAAAVKYSIDRISEIGVKGGPVGMLGSLDRVETKGDDVVIFNLKKPDATFPFVLATPAMSLVAPSAYSKHKIRDDGKVIGSGPYLLDSYQQGDRSELVKNPDYKGFADRKNDAVTIRYFKESGAMVKALRNNEIDATYRGLSAEDVVSIEDSKSSGNGQADDLQIVESTGADIRFLVFNPDDPAAGKPAVRRAIAQLVDRDALVAKVYRGTAEPLYSMVPKGIATHTTSFFDTFGNPSKDKARQILADAHISTPVPVTFWYTTDRYGSSTEPEFGELKRQLEESGLFRITLKHRPWKTFQEGFTKGEYPVFGRGWFPDFPDPDNFIAPFVGKNSVTGMPYAQDEITKQLLPRSRKQSDRGAVAAEFERAQKILVDDVRLLPLWQGKLYVAEGEDIGGGERALDPQTVMQMWELYRKASW; from the coding sequence GTGTTCTACCGGGCCAGTCTGCAAGCCGCTGCAGCCCTTGCGTCCCTGTCCTTGCTGGCCGGCTGCGGGCTGTTGCCCGGCGGCGGCTCGGAGGTGGACCAGAAGCTCGCCGTCGGGACGACCAGTGAGCCGTCGACCCTCGACCCGGCGGCGGCGTGGGACGGCTCCTGGGAGCTGATGCGGAACGTCTTCCAGACGCTGGTGAGCTTCCCCACCGGCAGCACGAAGCCCGAACCGGACGCGGCCGAGGAGTGCAGGTTCACCGACCGCACCAGCACCGCCTACCGGTGCACGCTCCGCAAGGGGCTGAAGTTCTCCAACGGCGACAAGCTGGACGCGGCGGCCGTGAAGTACTCCATCGACCGGATCTCGGAGATCGGGGTCAAGGGCGGACCCGTCGGCATGCTCGGCTCGCTCGACCGGGTCGAGACCAAGGGCGACGACGTCGTCATCTTCAACCTGAAGAAGCCCGACGCCACCTTCCCGTTCGTGCTGGCCACCCCGGCCATGTCCCTGGTCGCGCCGAGCGCGTACTCGAAGCACAAGATCCGCGACGACGGCAAGGTCATCGGTTCCGGCCCCTACCTGCTGGACTCCTACCAGCAGGGCGACCGCTCCGAACTGGTGAAGAACCCCGACTACAAGGGCTTCGCCGACCGCAAGAACGACGCCGTGACCATCCGGTACTTCAAGGAGTCCGGCGCCATGGTGAAGGCGCTCCGGAACAACGAGATCGACGCCACCTACCGCGGCCTGTCCGCCGAGGACGTCGTCAGCATCGAGGACAGCAAGAGCAGCGGCAACGGGCAGGCCGACGACCTCCAGATCGTGGAGTCCACCGGCGCCGACATCCGCTTCCTGGTCTTCAACCCGGACGACCCCGCCGCCGGGAAACCGGCCGTCCGGCGGGCGATAGCCCAGCTGGTCGACCGGGACGCACTCGTCGCCAAGGTCTACCGGGGCACGGCCGAACCGCTGTACTCGATGGTCCCCAAGGGCATCGCCACGCACACCACCAGCTTCTTCGACACCTTCGGCAACCCCAGCAAGGACAAGGCCCGCCAGATCCTGGCCGACGCGCACATCAGCACGCCCGTCCCCGTGACCTTCTGGTACACCACCGACCGCTACGGCTCCTCGACCGAGCCCGAGTTCGGCGAACTGAAGCGCCAGCTGGAGGAGTCCGGACTCTTCCGCATCACCCTGAAGCACCGGCCGTGGAAGACCTTCCAGGAGGGCTTCACCAAGGGGGAGTACCCGGTCTTCGGCCGGGGCTGGTTCCCCGACTTCCCGGACCCGGACAACTTCATCGCCCCCTTCGTGGGCAAGAACAGCGTCACGGGCATGCCGTACGCGCAGGACGAGATCACCAAGCAGCTGCTGCCCCGTTCCCGCAAGCAGAGCGACCGGGGCGCCGTCGCCGCGGAGTTCGAGCGGGCCCAGAAGATCCTGGTGGACGACGTGCGGCTGCTGCCGCTGTGGCAGGGCAAGCTGTACGTGGCGGAGGGCGAGGACATCGGCGGCGGCGAGCGCGCCCTGGACCCGCAGACCGTCATGCAGATGTGGGAGCTGTACCGCAAGGCCAGCTGGTGA
- a CDS encoding uracil-DNA glycosylase has translation MTDTDLLPESWRGVLGEELQKPYFKELTEFVEEERAAGPVYPPREQVFAALEATPYDKVKVLVLGQDPYHGEGQGHGLCFSVRPGVKTPPSLRNIYKEMQEELGLPVPDNGYLMPWAEQGVLLLNAVLTVRAGEANSHKGKGWEKVTDAVIRAVAARPDPAVFVLWGNYAQKKLPLIDTERHVVVKGAHPSPLSAKKFFGSRPFTQINEAVAQQGHQPIDWRIPDLG, from the coding sequence GTGACCGACACCGACCTGCTGCCCGAGTCCTGGCGCGGCGTCCTCGGCGAAGAGCTGCAGAAGCCGTACTTCAAGGAGCTCACCGAGTTCGTCGAGGAGGAGCGCGCCGCCGGACCGGTCTACCCGCCCCGGGAGCAGGTGTTCGCGGCCCTCGAAGCGACCCCGTACGACAAGGTGAAGGTCCTGGTCCTCGGGCAGGACCCCTACCACGGCGAGGGCCAGGGGCACGGCCTCTGCTTCTCCGTGCGGCCGGGCGTGAAGACCCCGCCCTCGCTGCGCAACATCTACAAGGAGATGCAGGAGGAGCTGGGCCTGCCCGTCCCGGACAACGGCTATCTGATGCCGTGGGCCGAGCAGGGCGTCCTGCTGCTCAACGCCGTGCTCACCGTCCGCGCGGGCGAGGCCAACTCGCACAAGGGCAAGGGCTGGGAGAAGGTGACCGACGCGGTGATCCGGGCCGTCGCCGCCCGCCCCGACCCGGCGGTCTTCGTCCTCTGGGGCAACTACGCGCAGAAGAAGCTCCCCCTGATCGACACCGAGCGCCATGTGGTGGTGAAGGGTGCCCACCCCTCGCCGCTGTCCGCGAAGAAGTTCTTCGGCTCCCGCCCCTTCACCCAGATAAACGAGGCCGTCGCCCAGCAGGGCCACCAGCCCATCGACTGGCGCATCCCCGACCTGGGCTGA
- a CDS encoding TetR/AcrR family transcriptional regulator: MAARPTGSDRAELIADAALALLAERGMRGLTHRAVDERAGLPQGSTSNHARTRQALLEAAVRRLAEREGRVLAPGGLGAGADTGELVAGLARALHRYLTHHPELLVCRYELALEATRRPELREFFDATGMQFRAPLVALMTAAGSPEPERHTLSLVAWCEGLMFSCAAGSYHRSVPSEAELRTGFGELLRGMLGH; this comes from the coding sequence ATGGCCGCACGCCCCACCGGCTCCGACCGGGCCGAACTGATCGCCGACGCCGCCCTCGCCCTCCTCGCGGAGCGCGGCATGCGGGGGCTGACGCACCGCGCGGTGGACGAGCGGGCCGGGCTGCCCCAGGGCTCGACGTCGAACCACGCCCGGACCCGGCAGGCCCTCCTGGAGGCGGCGGTGCGACGGCTCGCGGAGCGGGAGGGGCGGGTCCTCGCGCCCGGCGGGCTCGGGGCGGGCGCGGACACCGGCGAGCTGGTCGCGGGGCTGGCCAGGGCTCTGCACCGCTATCTGACGCACCACCCCGAGCTGCTGGTCTGCCGGTACGAACTGGCGCTGGAGGCGACCCGCCGCCCCGAGCTGCGGGAGTTCTTCGACGCGACGGGCATGCAGTTCCGCGCCCCGCTGGTGGCGCTGATGACGGCGGCCGGGTCGCCGGAGCCGGAACGGCACACGCTGTCCCTGGTGGCCTGGTGCGAGGGGCTGATGTTCTCGTGCGCGGCCGGCTCCTACCACCGCTCCGTACCGAGCGAGGCGGAGCTGCGGACGGGCTTCGGCGAGCTGCTGCGCGGGATGCTGGGGCACTGA
- a CDS encoding FAD-dependent monooxygenase: MDKRRAVVIGSGVGGLTAALALHRSGWQVTVLERADSLEPVGAGIGLAPNAQRALDVVGLGDEIRSLAAWQGEGGMRAPSGRWLSRTDASAAAERFGGPLVLLHRAVLIDRIAARLPASAIRTGCPARLTDPGTAGGAPAVVATPAGAIEAELVVGADGIHSGVRTALFPDAPGPSYAGFTTWRVVVPAPDRPFPPHETWGRGALWGTQPLKDGRIYAYAAATAPAGARAADDEKAELLRRFGDWHDPVPEIIAATAPEEILRNDVYRMADPLPAFHRGRTALLGDSAHAMAPTLGQGGNQAIEDGVVLAHHVAPARDLGAGLAAYTADRLPRTSAVVRKADRVSRLMSLSSAPAVAARDFLMSTVSRLGPGLVLRTFDGIADWRPPGATYAAGTTEEAPGTRR; encoded by the coding sequence ATGGACAAGCGCCGTGCGGTCGTCATCGGCAGCGGGGTCGGCGGGCTCACCGCCGCCCTCGCCCTGCACCGATCCGGCTGGCAGGTCACCGTGCTGGAACGCGCCGACTCCCTGGAGCCCGTCGGCGCCGGCATCGGACTCGCCCCCAACGCCCAGCGCGCCCTCGACGTCGTCGGCCTCGGCGACGAGATCAGGTCCCTGGCCGCCTGGCAGGGCGAGGGCGGGATGCGCGCCCCGTCCGGCCGCTGGCTCTCGCGCACCGACGCCTCGGCCGCGGCCGAACGGTTCGGCGGCCCCCTGGTCCTCCTGCACCGCGCCGTCCTCATCGACCGCATCGCCGCCCGGCTCCCCGCCTCCGCCATCCGCACCGGCTGCCCGGCCCGCCTGACCGACCCGGGCACCGCGGGCGGCGCCCCCGCCGTCGTCGCCACGCCGGCCGGGGCGATCGAGGCCGAACTCGTCGTCGGCGCCGACGGCATCCACTCCGGCGTCCGCACCGCCCTCTTCCCGGACGCCCCCGGCCCCTCCTACGCGGGCTTCACCACCTGGCGCGTCGTCGTCCCGGCCCCGGACCGCCCCTTCCCGCCGCACGAGACCTGGGGGCGCGGCGCGCTCTGGGGCACCCAGCCGCTCAAGGACGGCCGGATCTACGCCTACGCGGCGGCGACCGCCCCCGCCGGGGCCCGGGCGGCCGACGACGAGAAGGCCGAACTCCTGCGCCGCTTCGGCGACTGGCACGACCCGGTCCCCGAGATCATCGCCGCCACCGCACCGGAGGAGATCCTCCGCAACGACGTGTACCGGATGGCCGACCCGCTCCCCGCCTTCCACCGGGGCCGCACCGCGCTGCTCGGGGACTCCGCCCACGCCATGGCCCCCACCCTCGGCCAGGGCGGCAACCAGGCCATCGAGGACGGCGTCGTCCTCGCCCACCATGTGGCCCCCGCCCGGGACCTGGGCGCCGGCCTCGCCGCGTACACCGCCGACCGGCTGCCGCGCACGTCCGCCGTCGTCCGCAAGGCCGACCGCGTCTCCCGGCTCATGAGCCTCAGCAGCGCCCCGGCCGTCGCCGCACGCGACTTCCTCATGTCCACCGTTTCGCGGCTCGGCCCCGGCCTCGTCCTGCGCACCTTCGACGGGATCGCCGACTGGCGGCCCCCGGGCGCCACGTATGCTGCCGGGACGACGGAGGAGGCGCCCGGCACGCGGCGCTGA
- a CDS encoding Gfo/Idh/MocA family protein, whose amino-acid sequence MKVGCIGLGDIARKAYLPVLGTLPGIELHLQTRTRATLDEVAAAHRIPADRCHQDLDSLLAQGLDAAFVHASTAAHPEIVGRLLDAGVPTYVDKPLAYTLEESTRLVELAEARSTGLAVGFNRRLAPGYAQCAEHPRELILLQKNRVGLPEEPRTMVYDDFIHVVDTLRFLAPGPVERTVVSGRLVDGLLHHVVLQLSGDGFTAIGAMNRLSGSTEERLEVSGQDSKREVLNLAEVIDHKGQPSVRRRGDWVPVARQRGIEQAVLAFLDAVREGHPLSARDALETHELCERVLRELNTP is encoded by the coding sequence GTGAAGGTCGGCTGCATCGGGCTCGGGGACATCGCGCGGAAGGCGTACCTGCCGGTGCTCGGCACCCTGCCGGGCATCGAACTCCACCTCCAGACGCGCACCCGGGCCACCCTGGACGAGGTCGCCGCCGCCCACCGCATCCCGGCCGACCGGTGCCACCAGGATCTGGACTCGCTGCTCGCCCAGGGGCTCGACGCCGCGTTCGTGCACGCCTCGACGGCAGCCCACCCCGAGATCGTGGGCCGACTGCTCGACGCGGGCGTCCCCACGTACGTAGACAAGCCGCTCGCGTACACGCTGGAGGAGTCCACCCGCCTGGTGGAGCTGGCCGAGGCGCGCTCCACCGGCCTCGCCGTCGGCTTCAACCGCCGGCTGGCCCCGGGCTACGCCCAGTGCGCGGAGCACCCGCGCGAGCTGATCCTCCTGCAGAAGAACCGGGTCGGGCTCCCCGAGGAGCCCCGGACCATGGTGTACGACGACTTCATCCACGTCGTGGACACCCTGCGCTTTCTGGCGCCCGGCCCGGTCGAGCGCACCGTGGTGAGCGGCCGGCTGGTGGACGGTCTGCTGCACCATGTGGTGCTCCAGCTCTCCGGCGACGGCTTCACCGCGATCGGCGCGATGAACCGGCTCAGCGGCTCGACCGAGGAGCGGCTCGAAGTCTCCGGCCAGGACTCCAAGCGCGAGGTCCTCAACCTCGCGGAGGTCATCGACCACAAGGGCCAGCCGAGCGTGCGCCGGCGCGGCGACTGGGTGCCGGTGGCCCGTCAGCGCGGCATCGAGCAGGCCGTCCTGGCCTTCCTGGACGCCGTACGCGAGGGCCACCCGCTGAGCGCCCGGGACGCCCTGGAGACCCACGAACTGTGCGAACGCGTCCTGCGTGAGCTGAACACGCCCTAG